The region TTCTGATGCAGAACTGGAGCGAATTACCCGTAGGTTTACCTATGCCTTAGGGGAAAATATAGGTCCGGAACATGATATTCCTGCACCAGATGTGAATACCAATGCGCAAACCATGGCCTGGATTGCAGATACCTATATGTCTACAATTTCAACCTCAGAGCGTTCTCAAAATCAACACGTGGTAACCGGAAAACCGGTTGGCTCAGGAGGTTTGGAAGGCCGCGACCGTGCTACCGGTTTTGGGGTGTATTTAACCACCAAAGAACTTGTAAAATCTCGTGGAGAATCTTTAAAAGACAAAACATTTATTGTACAGGGATTTGGAAATGTAGGTTATTGGGCTTCAAAATTCTTAATTGAAGACGGTGCTAAAATGATTGCCGTACAGGATGCCCACGCCACATTATTTAATGAGGAAGGAATTTCTGTAGAAAATTTATTTGAACATTCAAGCCCAAGAAAAGGTTCTATCCAGGGCTTTACGGAAGCAGAGGAAATGGATCCGGAAGATTTCTTTGGCCTGGAATGCGATATTTTAATTCCTGCCGCGCTTGGTAACCAGATTACCGGCGATAATGCTTTCAAAATAAAAGCATCAATAGTTGCTGAAGGAGCTAATGGTCCTACAAACGAAGAAGGTGAAGCGATTTTGTTAGAAAAAGGAATCACCATTATTCCCGATATTTTATGTAATTCAGGAGGAGTAATAGGTAGTTATTTTGAATGGCTACAAAATAGAAATGGCGAATTATGGGAACTGGACGAGGTGATGCAGAAATTAGAGAAAAAATTGCTTCAGGTGTTTAAAAAGGTTGAAAAAGAGGTTGGAGAACGAAAAACCGACTGGCGAACTGCCGCATATATTTTGGCCATTTCCAGGATAGAGACTGCTTATAACCAGCGAGGTATTTTTCCTTAATTAATTGTTGTGTAGAAATGAAATATGATGTCATTATAATTGAAAAGGTAGAATATGAGCTTTTAAAACGTATAGTTTCCATGGCGCAATATTATAAAGATAGTACCTATCGTGCCTCTATAGAAAAGCTAAAGAACGAACTTGATTTTGCTAAAATTGTGAGTGAAAAAAATATGCCCGAAGATGTGGTGAGATTTAACTCTAAGGTTGAAATCGCTACTCCTTTTGGTGTAAATAGAACATACCAAATTGTTACTCCAGATCATAGCAATATTAAAGAAAATAAGATTTCTATTCTTGCCCCAATGGCTCTGGCCTTATTTGGCTATGCCCAGGGAGACAAGGTAGAATGGGAATTCCCTACCGGTAAAAACGCTATTAATATTATAAAAGTAGAACAGATGGTAAGGGAAATGAAAATGCAAAAATAAGGGAAGATGATGGAAAAATTTCAGGAACATTATAATGATGAGGAAATACAAATTTTAAGTATCCAATCTGAATCAGAAGACTGGGAGGAGCACCTTATCTATATTAGTGAGGAAATTAATTTCTTCAGCAATATTTTAGGATCAGGCTTAAAAGAAACTGTAAGCGTAGAGATAAATAAAGAAGATGCCTCTTACTTAAAGAAGCAACTTGAGCTATTAAACAAAGCTAATGAGTTTCATTTAAGCACTTTCTTTGATTACAAAAATAAACTGGAAGGATTAAAGGAATGTGACGATGTGCAGTGTGAAAACTTTTACTTAAAAGATCACCTTGTTTTTAAAACTACACTTCGAAAACATTTTAAAGATTTCCGACAGCTTAAAGTTTTAATATTTAAATTCTTAAAAGTTAGTTTCAACTAGTTTTTAAATTTGACTGTGTTTGGTTGACTAATGTGGGGGCGGTTTTAATCGTCCCCTTTTTTATTTTTAAAAATGAATAGTAACCTCTACTACTCAGAATTAGATTGATTTTAAATTACAGAAATTTTTTATTCAAAATCACTGTAAATCTTCACTCCATATATTTGATGTAAATATCCTATTTACAGTAGTTTAACCAGTTCTGTTTCAGTTAATCCACTTCCTTATGATTGGGGTCATAAAATAAGATAGACATGTCGGGTAATTTTACCATCGAAATCAAAATCTATCACTATGAAATTAATTGTAAAAACAGGATTGGCTTTAGCTCTTATATTGTCTTTTATGGCTTGCGGCAATTCTGAAAAAGACGAAAAAGAAAACCTTCGCTTAGATGATTACTCTTCACAATCCCAGGAAAAAGAAACTGAAACCCCAAAAGCTGCTGGAGATTCTGGAGACGATTTGTCTAATAAAGGAATTGGACCAATAAAATCTTTGGATTTACCAGAAAGCATTGATTCCGATATGGCAGCCAATGGAGCCAGTATCTTCAAAAATATGTGCTCTGCCTGCCACAAAATGGATAAAAAATTTGTGGGTCCTGCTATAGAAGGTGTAACCGAAAGACGCTCACCAGAATGGATTATGAATATGATTCTTAATCCCGAAGAAATGATTAAAAAAGATCCTATCGCCAAGAGATTAATGGTAGAGTCTAATATGGCAATTATGGCCAATCAGGGACTTGAAGAAGACCAGGCGAGAGATATTGTAGAATATTTTAGACAGTATGATGCCGAAAACTGATAATGCTCATAGAAGCTTGATTATCTACCTCTTAGTTTTGAACCACAATTGAATTAATACCTAACCATATGAAAACAATAACAAATTTTATTGCCGTTTTTGCACTTGCCGCAATCTTTACTTCCTGTAACCAAAATGATGAAGGAGAGAAATCGGGTGCGATGGCTTCCAGTGCCGCAGAAAAAGTTTATGTAAGCCCTGGGGAACACGACGAATACTATGCTTTCCTTTCTGGAGGTTACAGTGGAAACCTAACTGTTTATGGGCTTCCATCGGGAAGAATGCTAAAAGAAATTCCTGTATTTTCTCAGTTTCCTACCAATGGGTACGGTTATTCTGAAGAAACCAAAGATATGCTAAAAACCTCTTTTGGGATGGTGCCCTGGGGAGATTCTCACCACCCCGATATTTCTCAAACTAATGGGGAAATTGACGGTAGGTGGATTTTTATCAACGAAAATAACACCCCCAGAATTGCCAGAATAAGCCTGGAAACATTCGAAACCGAAGAGATTATTGAAATCCCACATAGTGCGGGTAACCACTCTTCTTCTTATGTTACCGAAAACACCGAATATGTGGTGGCCGGTACAAGATTTTCAGTGCCTTATCCTCAAAAAGACATGCCTATAGATGAAATGAAAGGAAATTTTAGAGGGCCCTTAACTTTTATCGCAGTAGGCGATGACGGCCATATGGAAATTGATTTTCAAATAGATATGCCCGGTTTTAATTATGATCTTTCTCACCCTGGTCGCGGCGAATCTCACGGCTGGTTCTTCTTTACCACTTATAATACCGAAGAGTCACATACTATGCAGGAAGTAAATGCTTCGCAAAATGATAAGGATTTTATCGCTGCAGTGAACTGGCAAAAAATTAGTGAATATGTAGAAAATGGAGGCGGGGAGACCATGGATGCCGAATATGTACATAATATATTTGATCACGATACTCAAACTACTATTTCTACCACCAAAAATGAAGTGCTTAGAGTAGATCCTCGTGATGTACCGGGCGCGGTATTTTTTATGCCAACTCCAAAATCTCCTCACGGTTGTGATGTAGATCCTTCAGGAGAATATATTATAGGAAACGGGAAGCTTTCCAGCGACCTTACGGTGCATTCATTCAGTAAAATGCTTGCTGCTATTGAAAATGAAGAATTTGATGGTGATGCTTACGGAATTCCAGTACTTAATTTTGAGTCTACCTTAGCCGGAACCGTTAAGGGAGCAGGGTTAGGCCCATTGCATACCGAATTTGATGATAAAGGAAATGCTTATACCACATTCTTTATCTCTTCTGAAGTTGTAAAATGGAAAGTAGGCACCTGGGAAGTTTTAGACAGGCAACCAAGTTACTACTCTGTAGGTCACTTAATGATTTCCGGAGGAAATTCAAGAAAACCAGATGGAAAATATATGATTTCATTAAACAAAATCACCAAAGACAGATATTTACCTACCGGTCCCGAGTTAGAGCACTCTGCCCAGTTGTTTGATATTTCAGGGGATAAAATGGAATTGTTACTCGATTTCCCAACGCACGGGGAGCCACACTATGCTGCTGCTATTAAAGCCGATAAAATCAAAGAGAGTTCTAAAAAGATTTATCGTTTAGATGAAAATAATCACAAGTATGCTGCTCTTAACGAGGGTGAAACCAAGATGGTTCGTGAAGGTAATGAAGTACACGTTTATATGACGACGGTAAGAAGCCACTTTGCTCCAGATAACCTTGAAGGTATTCACGTGGGAGATAAAGTATATTTCCACGTAACCAATTTAGAGCAGGATTTTGATGTACCACACGGCTTCGCAGTTATTGGAGCCAATACTTCAGAGCTCTTAATTATGCCCGGACAAACAAAAACCATTACCTGGGAGCCTAAGAAACCCGGTGTATGGCCATTCTATTGTACCGATTTCTGTTCTGCGCTTCACCAGGAGATGCAGGGTTACATAAGAGTTTCTGCTGAAGGTGCTAATACCCCAATGAAATGGGGCTTAGACGACGAATATACAAGTAATTAATTAAAGGTTGTTTTTAGATGTTAAAGGAGGGTGGCGGCCATTTTGTTTGCGCCCTCCTTTATTTTTTAAAGCTTAAATACACTGAATTACATAAATCTCCAAATCTTGATTTACAAAATATAAGCTTATGAAACGATCTGCAATTTTAATGATTCTCGGCTCGCTACTCTTGTTAGGCCTGTTTTATTTCCCATTATGGAATATTCAACTTGGCGCGCCCCAATATCCCGATCCTATGGGAATGGATATTTTTATTAGCGGGATAGAAGGTGAAGAAGAGTTTGATATTCAGAATATAGATGGGGTAAATCATTATATAGGGATGAAGAAAATTCCAACACCAGCAGAAATGTGGGAATTTCAGGTTTTCCCGGTAGTAATTGCGGGAATGGCTGTACTTGGAGTGCTATTAGGGGTTTTAGGTTTTTTTAGAAAAATTCACCCTTCCTGGTTTTTAGGTTGGTTTATTTTAATGCTTGTACTTGGATTACTGGGAATGTACGATTTTAACAACTGGTTGTTAGATTATGGTACCGATTTAGATCCTAAAGCCATTATAAAATTAACCGATTCAGAAGGCAATCCCATCAACTATAAACCACCATTATTCGGTACTCAAAAAATTCTAAACTTTACCGCTCATTCTTATCCAAGAACCGGCGCTTACCTAATGTTTGCCGGCATGTCCCTAACTTTGGTGGCCTGGTGGATACGCAAAAAAGCTTTAAAAACAATTAAATAATGAAATTCTCATTTTACATATTAGCTATAGTATTTGTTTTTTCGGGCTGTAGTTTTGAACCTGAACCCATCAAGTATGGTGAAGACAATTGCCATTTTTGCCAAATGACTATTGTAGAGCAGGCTTATTCGGCCCAATTGGTGACCGATAAGGGTAAACAGTATAAATACGACGCTATAGAATGTCTGGTAAACGATATGCATCAGAGAGGCTACCAAACCTCTTTTCTTTTAGTTTCTAATTACGATAAACCCGGTAATATGCTATCGGTTTCTGAAGCCGGCTTCATACAAAATGATAGTTTAAGAAGTCCTATGGGTGCAAACCTGGCGGCTGTTAAAAAGGAAAGTCGTGAGAGCGAAGAACTTCAGGATTGGGAAGAATTGAAAAACAATTTTAAGTAATTTATAATGAAAGCGGTGCTCTTCATATTCCTTTCTTTTATTAGTTTCAGCTTTTATGCCGCAGAAATTACCGTTTGTAAAACTTGCGAAATCAGTTCGATAAAAAAGGCTATTGAAGTAGCCAAAACCGGTGATACGATTAGGGTG is a window of Salegentibacter salegens DNA encoding:
- a CDS encoding Glu/Leu/Phe/Val family dehydrogenase, with product MIATKSMPKQSMYDTVIKQFNKTAGIIDLNPNIKKILEITNNEIVVHFPVKMDNGKVEIFTGYRVQHNNALGPYKGGLRYHPTVDVDAAKALAMWMTWKTSLAGLPYGGAKGGIQIDPRNYSDAELERITRRFTYALGENIGPEHDIPAPDVNTNAQTMAWIADTYMSTISTSERSQNQHVVTGKPVGSGGLEGRDRATGFGVYLTTKELVKSRGESLKDKTFIVQGFGNVGYWASKFLIEDGAKMIAVQDAHATLFNEEGISVENLFEHSSPRKGSIQGFTEAEEMDPEDFFGLECDILIPAALGNQITGDNAFKIKASIVAEGANGPTNEEGEAILLEKGITIIPDILCNSGGVIGSYFEWLQNRNGELWELDEVMQKLEKKLLQVFKKVEKEVGERKTDWRTAAYILAISRIETAYNQRGIFP
- a CDS encoding GreA/GreB family elongation factor, which codes for MKYDVIIIEKVEYELLKRIVSMAQYYKDSTYRASIEKLKNELDFAKIVSEKNMPEDVVRFNSKVEIATPFGVNRTYQIVTPDHSNIKENKISILAPMALALFGYAQGDKVEWEFPTGKNAINIIKVEQMVREMKMQK
- a CDS encoding c-type cytochrome, whose protein sequence is MKLIVKTGLALALILSFMACGNSEKDEKENLRLDDYSSQSQEKETETPKAAGDSGDDLSNKGIGPIKSLDLPESIDSDMAANGASIFKNMCSACHKMDKKFVGPAIEGVTERRSPEWIMNMILNPEEMIKKDPIAKRLMVESNMAIMANQGLEEDQARDIVEYFRQYDAEN
- the nosZ gene encoding Sec-dependent nitrous-oxide reductase: MKTITNFIAVFALAAIFTSCNQNDEGEKSGAMASSAAEKVYVSPGEHDEYYAFLSGGYSGNLTVYGLPSGRMLKEIPVFSQFPTNGYGYSEETKDMLKTSFGMVPWGDSHHPDISQTNGEIDGRWIFINENNTPRIARISLETFETEEIIEIPHSAGNHSSSYVTENTEYVVAGTRFSVPYPQKDMPIDEMKGNFRGPLTFIAVGDDGHMEIDFQIDMPGFNYDLSHPGRGESHGWFFFTTYNTEESHTMQEVNASQNDKDFIAAVNWQKISEYVENGGGETMDAEYVHNIFDHDTQTTISTTKNEVLRVDPRDVPGAVFFMPTPKSPHGCDVDPSGEYIIGNGKLSSDLTVHSFSKMLAAIENEEFDGDAYGIPVLNFESTLAGTVKGAGLGPLHTEFDDKGNAYTTFFISSEVVKWKVGTWEVLDRQPSYYSVGHLMISGGNSRKPDGKYMISLNKITKDRYLPTGPELEHSAQLFDISGDKMELLLDFPTHGEPHYAAAIKADKIKESSKKIYRLDENNHKYAALNEGETKMVREGNEVHVYMTTVRSHFAPDNLEGIHVGDKVYFHVTNLEQDFDVPHGFAVIGANTSELLIMPGQTKTITWEPKKPGVWPFYCTDFCSALHQEMQGYIRVSAEGANTPMKWGLDDEYTSN